One genomic region from Bacillus aquiflavi encodes:
- a CDS encoding ATP-binding protein: MKFITNSLAKKLWLTVTFTILITILYSYFLSHIFYERLYVDKIEQSLLDEGNRLALEYEGGPLSDEIREKVEWYNSKSETEVLVVSNPRELSACLPFEIDYETLIGEKERQTLLEGKPIQKIGYEERFDRKIMAVIIPLLDNNRLEGIIYLYLPLESINDLTKDFAYSWLVAAFIFVVIALFFGTKWINRLTKPLKEMKEAAVKVSEGDFSTRVHIRSKDEIGQLGTAFNQMSQSIQKEDERKKEFIANISHELRTPISYVKGYSDALLSQMVKTEEDKQKYLKLIHREAGRLERLVGDLLDLMKFESEEFSLVKMPLPLAQLIEDALQKYISTANEKGIKLTYDLDPELIINGDEGRIEQIFQNLMDNAVRYTESGGTIKIKLFKVRNKCHLVVSDTGIGIKEDDLEKIMQRFYRVNKARTRTDGGTGLGLAIVDQLVKLHNGKLKMTSEYGKGTEVTVILPILNEEKSGC; encoded by the coding sequence ATGAAATTTATTACAAACAGCTTAGCTAAAAAGCTTTGGCTGACCGTTACTTTTACCATTTTAATAACGATTCTTTATTCTTATTTCCTTTCTCACATATTTTATGAAAGGCTCTATGTTGATAAGATTGAACAATCTTTATTAGATGAAGGAAATCGCCTCGCTTTAGAATATGAAGGGGGTCCTTTATCAGATGAAATCCGGGAAAAAGTTGAATGGTACAATTCAAAATCAGAAACAGAAGTGCTTGTTGTAAGCAACCCGCGAGAGCTAAGCGCATGCCTTCCTTTTGAGATCGATTATGAAACACTTATTGGCGAGAAAGAACGGCAAACGTTGCTTGAAGGCAAGCCGATTCAAAAGATAGGATATGAAGAGCGTTTTGATAGAAAAATAATGGCGGTTATCATTCCGTTATTAGACAATAATCGTTTAGAAGGCATTATTTATTTGTACTTACCTTTAGAATCAATAAATGATCTGACAAAAGATTTTGCTTATTCATGGTTAGTTGCGGCATTTATATTTGTTGTCATCGCTTTATTTTTTGGAACAAAATGGATTAACCGTCTGACAAAGCCATTAAAAGAAATGAAGGAAGCGGCTGTTAAAGTTTCTGAAGGGGATTTTTCTACAAGAGTTCATATACGATCAAAAGATGAAATTGGTCAACTTGGGACAGCCTTTAATCAAATGTCGCAATCGATTCAAAAAGAAGATGAGCGTAAAAAAGAGTTTATTGCAAATATTTCTCATGAATTAAGAACACCGATCAGTTATGTTAAAGGTTACAGCGATGCATTACTATCACAAATGGTGAAAACGGAAGAAGATAAGCAAAAATACTTAAAACTTATCCATCGTGAGGCAGGACGGCTTGAGAGACTTGTTGGTGATCTACTAGACTTAATGAAATTTGAATCGGAAGAATTCAGCTTAGTTAAAATGCCCTTGCCACTCGCTCAATTAATTGAAGATGCATTGCAAAAATATATTTCAACAGCAAATGAAAAAGGGATTAAGCTGACATATGATCTTGATCCAGAGTTGATCATTAATGGTGATGAAGGGAGGATTGAACAAATCTTCCAAAATCTAATGGACAATGCCGTTCGTTATACTGAAAGCGGCGGAACAATTAAGATAAAATTATTCAAAGTACGGAACAAATGTCATTTGGTTGTCAGTGATACAGGAATAGGGATAAAAGAAGATGACCTTGAAAAAATTATGCAACGTTTTTATCGAGTGAACAAAGCAAGAACGAGAACAGATGGTGGCACAGGGCTTGGATTAGCAATTGTTGATCAGCTTGTAAAGCTTCATAATGGAAAACTAAAAATGACAAGTGAATACGGAAAAGGTACAGAAGTAACTGTTATTCTACCAATTTTAAATGAAGAAAAAAGCGGCTGTTAA
- a CDS encoding YncE family protein, translating into MKLMLRLIFLSIIILSGCTNHNLPKIPSDKNIISTVNIKDMTISFINVDDKETLQEWKLEKPYTGGLIFPDNDTILLYGKQNDSVDLYSLKKGKKIKTWETGKGIVSGKLLKDEKLLVFADQNEHRVRFFSFKGEEVDSIKTGKNPITLLEGSEQNKLYVISFDDKKLTVIDLESKRIDKSFTIHGNAAGALLREKDNELWIGGHGEGQNIETDIHIYDLITGSLKKKIAAPTMPINFVESNESVYALSHGTSTLYKISSNGNLEETLQVGANPFEMKVMDNLLVIAGYDSNDVNLVSLDNSLQIIDTFKVGKGPFEIITREENK; encoded by the coding sequence ATGAAATTAATGTTAAGACTCATATTTCTTAGCATAATCATATTATCAGGATGTACAAATCATAACCTTCCGAAAATTCCATCCGATAAAAATATTATTTCTACTGTAAATATAAAAGATATGACAATATCATTTATAAATGTTGATGACAAAGAAACATTGCAGGAATGGAAGCTTGAAAAACCATATACAGGCGGTTTAATCTTTCCTGATAACGATACGATATTGCTATACGGAAAACAAAATGATTCAGTGGATCTTTATTCTTTGAAAAAAGGGAAAAAAATAAAAACGTGGGAAACAGGGAAGGGAATTGTTAGCGGAAAGTTATTAAAAGACGAAAAATTACTCGTTTTTGCAGACCAAAATGAACATCGAGTTCGCTTTTTTTCTTTCAAAGGAGAGGAAGTTGACAGTATCAAAACTGGTAAAAATCCAATTACTCTTTTAGAGGGCAGTGAGCAAAATAAATTGTACGTCATTAGTTTTGACGATAAGAAACTAACAGTTATCGATCTTGAAAGCAAACGTATTGATAAATCATTTACTATCCACGGCAATGCTGCTGGAGCTTTACTGAGAGAAAAAGATAATGAACTTTGGATAGGCGGACATGGTGAAGGACAGAATATTGAAACGGATATACATATATATGATCTAATAACTGGTAGCTTAAAAAAGAAAATTGCCGCCCCAACAATGCCGATCAATTTCGTAGAGAGTAATGAATCTGTGTACGCATTAAGCCATGGAACAAGTACGCTTTATAAAATTAGCAGTAACGGAAATTTAGAGGAAACACTTCAAGTCGGGGCAAATCCATTTGAAATGAAAGTAATGGACAATTTATTAGTCATTGCCGGGTATGACAGTAATGACGTAAATCTTGTGAGCTTAGATAATAGTCTACAAATAATAGATACGTTCAAGGTAGGTAAAGGACCTTTTGAGATCATCACAAGGGAGGAGAATAAATGA
- a CDS encoding Vgb family protein, with amino-acid sequence MKIDISEFAIARANSGPYGIASAKDGNVWFTQHKANKISCINQNGRIKEFTVPTPNAKVMCLTVSSRGEIWFTENNANKIGKLTTTGDFVEYPLPQPDSGPYGITEGLNGEIWFTQMNGNRIGKLTPDGAIDEYDLPNKGSYPAFITLGSDNALWFTENQNNSIGRMTDTGKITEYPLPTHAAAPVGITNGNDGAIWFVEIMGNKIGRITTDGEIREYDIPTPNSRPHAITAGKNDEMWFTEWGANKIGQISVIDGKINEYKIPTSSAEPHGIACDSNGDVWFALECNKIGYMRNNS; translated from the coding sequence ATGAAGATTGATATATCAGAATTTGCAATTGCGAGAGCTAATTCTGGGCCTTATGGTATAGCTTCAGCAAAAGACGGAAATGTATGGTTTACTCAACATAAAGCAAACAAAATCAGTTGTATAAATCAAAATGGTAGGATAAAAGAGTTTACAGTTCCCACCCCTAACGCTAAAGTAATGTGCTTAACTGTTTCTTCCCGTGGTGAGATATGGTTTACAGAGAATAATGCCAATAAAATAGGGAAACTAACAACAACTGGTGATTTTGTAGAATATCCATTGCCGCAGCCTGATTCAGGGCCTTACGGAATAACTGAAGGTCTAAATGGAGAAATATGGTTTACTCAAATGAATGGAAACCGGATAGGAAAGTTGACGCCTGATGGTGCTATTGATGAATATGACCTTCCAAATAAGGGATCTTATCCTGCTTTTATTACTTTAGGTTCTGATAACGCACTTTGGTTCACGGAGAACCAGAATAATTCAATTGGAAGGATGACGGATACAGGAAAGATAACTGAATATCCTCTACCAACGCATGCAGCAGCTCCAGTAGGTATCACTAATGGCAACGATGGTGCAATCTGGTTTGTAGAAATTATGGGCAATAAAATAGGGCGAATTACTACTGATGGGGAGATTAGAGAATATGATATTCCAACTCCAAATTCACGTCCGCACGCTATTACTGCGGGAAAGAATGATGAAATGTGGTTTACAGAATGGGGAGCAAATAAGATTGGTCAAATTTCTGTGATTGATGGAAAAATTAATGAGTATAAAATTCCAACATCATCAGCAGAACCACATGGTATCGCATGTGACTCAAATGGGGATGTCTGGTTTGCATTAGAGTGTAATAAGATAGGTTATATGAGAAATAACTCATAA
- a CDS encoding FixH family protein, producing MKKSLILMSILLLAIVSACSNNESAEDEPQFLDVQLSVNPNKAEPNETIVFEAKVTYGDEEVTDADEVKFEVWRAHDEDHETIVVEHAENGIYRLEKSFAEEGTYYMISHVTARSMHNMPKEEFVVGEPSEPEEETNSTIMDEEEQPNDEGENQ from the coding sequence ATGAAGAAGAGCTTGATTTTAATGAGTATTTTATTACTGGCGATTGTCTCGGCTTGTTCAAATAATGAAAGTGCGGAAGATGAGCCCCAATTTTTAGATGTTCAGCTTTCGGTTAATCCTAACAAGGCTGAGCCCAATGAAACGATTGTTTTTGAAGCAAAGGTAACATACGGTGACGAAGAAGTCACAGATGCAGATGAGGTGAAATTTGAAGTATGGCGTGCACATGATGAAGATCATGAGACGATCGTAGTTGAACATGCGGAAAATGGAATTTATCGTCTTGAAAAAAGTTTTGCCGAAGAGGGGACTTATTACATGATCTCTCATGTTACCGCACGCAGTATGCATAATATGCCGAAAGAGGAATTTGTTGTTGGAGAACCGAGTGAACCAGAAGAAGAAACGAATTCAACGATTATGGATGAAGAAGAACAGCCTAATGATGAAGGTGAAAATCAATAA
- a CDS encoding CAP domain-containing protein — protein sequence MNKKLFFSVAATAALLLANPVGDKAEAASNNKASIHSKVYVYKTSNFNHKDLNSILQKYKNNCNINWNNGQKAQQPAQPKQDKPVAQQPAQPKQDKPVAQQPAQPKQDKPAAQQPAQPKQDKPAAQQPAQPKQDKPAVQQPAQPKQDKPAVQQPAQPKQEQPAKQAVSSEVSAFEQKVVELTNKERAKSGLPALKLDTELSKVAREKSKDMQRNKYFDHNSPTYGSPFDMMKKFGISYRAAGENIAMGQRSPEEVVNAWMNSDGHRKNILNASFTHIGVGHVEQGNYWTQMFIGK from the coding sequence ATGAACAAAAAATTATTTTTTTCAGTAGCAGCAACAGCAGCACTACTATTAGCTAATCCGGTTGGTGATAAAGCAGAGGCTGCTTCTAATAACAAAGCAAGCATTCATAGTAAAGTATATGTCTATAAAACAAGTAATTTCAACCATAAGGATTTAAATAGTATTCTTCAAAAGTATAAAAATAATTGCAATATTAATTGGAATAATGGCCAAAAGGCTCAACAGCCTGCGCAGCCAAAACAGGATAAGCCAGTAGCTCAACAACCAGCACAACCAAAGCAAGACAAGCCAGTAGCTCAACAACCAGCACAACCAAAGCAAGACAAGCCAGCAGCTCAACAACCAGCACAACCAAAGCAAGACAAGCCAGCAGCTCAACAACCAGCACAACCAAAGCAAGACAAGCCAGCAGTTCAACAACCAGCGCAACCAAAGCAAGACAAGCCAGCAGTTCAACAACCAGCGCAACCAAAGCAAGAACAGCCGGCAAAACAAGCTGTTTCTAGTGAAGTAAGTGCTTTTGAACAAAAAGTAGTAGAACTCACAAATAAAGAACGGGCTAAAAGCGGTTTACCAGCACTTAAACTAGATACTGAGCTTAGTAAAGTAGCTCGTGAAAAATCTAAAGATATGCAGCGTAATAAATATTTTGACCATAATAGCCCAACTTACGGATCACCATTTGATATGATGAAAAAATTTGGAATTTCATACCGTGCAGCAGGTGAAAATATTGCAATGGGTCAACGTTCTCCAGAGGAAGTTGTAAATGCTTGGATGAACAGTGATGGCCACCGTAAAAATATTTTAAATGCTAGCTTTACACATATTGGTGTTGGTCATGTTGAGCAAGGAAACTATTGGACACAAATGTTTATCGGTAAATAA
- a CDS encoding response regulator transcription factor, with protein MSNINVLIVDDEEDMRHLLQMYLENSGFHCFHSANGEQALQVLNHKNIDLVILDIMMPGEDGFQVCDKIRQKSPVPVIFFSAKGEEWDKVKGLQLGADDYIVKPFSPGELIARINAVLRRTGSDKNEKDFIKLGKIMIDKKARRVTVNGDSIPLTLKEFDLLSTFVEHEGQALSREQLLELVWGIEYHGSLRTVDTHVKTLRMKLRAADYIQTVWGIGYKFEVPFE; from the coding sequence ATGAGTAATATTAACGTCTTAATCGTAGACGATGAAGAGGATATGCGCCACTTATTACAAATGTATTTGGAGAATTCAGGTTTTCATTGTTTTCACAGTGCTAATGGCGAACAGGCGCTACAAGTACTCAATCATAAAAATATTGATTTAGTCATACTTGATATTATGATGCCGGGAGAAGATGGTTTTCAAGTTTGTGATAAAATACGGCAAAAATCACCAGTACCGGTTATATTTTTTTCGGCAAAAGGTGAAGAATGGGATAAAGTAAAAGGCCTGCAGCTTGGCGCTGATGATTATATTGTGAAGCCATTCAGCCCAGGTGAATTAATTGCCCGCATTAATGCTGTTTTAAGACGAACGGGAAGCGATAAAAATGAAAAGGATTTTATTAAGCTTGGGAAAATAATGATCGATAAAAAGGCACGTCGTGTTACGGTAAATGGAGATTCAATTCCTTTAACGTTAAAAGAATTCGATCTCTTAAGCACATTCGTTGAGCACGAAGGGCAAGCATTAAGCAGAGAGCAGCTTCTTGAATTAGTATGGGGAATTGAATATCATGGCAGTTTACGGACAGTTGATACTCATGTTAAAACATTACGGATGAAACTTCGTGCTGCAGATTACATACAAACAGTTTGGGGGATTGGCTATAAGTTTGAGGTGCCATTCGAATGA